TGGCGGCCGTCTACGCCGACCAGCTGCGCTACGACCCAGCCGACCCCGAGTGGGCGGGGCGCGACCGCTTCCTGCTCTCGACCGGTCACTACGCGATCGGCCTGTACGCGGCGCTCGCAGAGGCAGGCATCGTGCCCGTCGACGAGCTCGTCACCTATGCGTCTGACGACTCGCGGCTGCCGATGTCGGGCATGGCCTCGTACACCCCGGGCATGGAGATCTCAGGCGGCTCGCTCGGCCACGGCCTGACGGTCGCGGTCGGCATGGCGCTCGGCATGCGACTGCAGGGGCAGACCGAGCAGCGCGTGATCAACTTCCTCTCCGACGGCGAGCTCGACGAGGGCTCCACCTGGGAGGCAGCGATGGGAGCCGCCCACCACAGGCTCGGCAACCTCACCGCGCTCGTCGACATGAACGCGCTGCAGGCCGACGGCCCGACCAGCACCGTGCTGCGCATCGAGCCCGTCGAGGCGAAGTGGCGCGCGTTCGGCTGGCACGTCGTGCGCATCGACGGCAACGACGCGGGCGCGCTGGCGGATGCGTTCGACGCGTGCCGAGCGCACGTCGCGCCCGAGGGTCAGCCGCAGGTGATCATCTGCGACACGAAGGTCGGCAAGGGCGTGCCGCTGCTGGAGGAGCGCGAGAAGGCGCACTTCATGCGCATCGAGGAGCAGGAGTGGCCGATCTGCCGCGCGCAGCTCACCGCTGGCCACGAGCCTGCCGGAGACACCGAGCAGTCAGCAGGTGCCGAGCAGTCAGCAAGCGCCGAGCAGTCACCAAGCGCCGAGGAGGCCGCACGATGACGACCACCACCACCCCGCCCCGCTTCGAGCGCAAGGGTCCGAGCACGAGCGCGATGATCGCGTCCATCGCCGATCCCGACCAGCGCACCACCGCTGCCCCCTTCGGACACGCGCTCGCGCAGCTGGCCGAGACCGACCAGCGCGTGGTCGGGCTCACCGCCGACCTCGGCAAGTACACCGACATGCACATCTTCGCGAAGGCCCACCCCGAGCGGTTCTTCCAGATGGGCATGAGCGAGCAGCTGCTCTTCGGCGCGGCCGCCGGCATGGCTGAGACGGGCCTCGTGCCCTTCGCCTCGACCTACTCGGTCTTCGCCGCCCGCCGTGCGTACGACTTCATCGCGCTCGACATCGCCGAGCCGAACCTCAACGTCAACGTGGTCGGCGGCCTGCCGGGCCTCACGACCGGCTACGGCCCGAGCCACCAGGCGACCGAGGACGTGGCGATCTTCCGCGGCCTGCCGAACTTGACGATCGTCGACCCGTGCGACGCGATCGACATCGCGCAGGCCGTGCCGCAGCTCGCGGCCCACGAGGGCCCGACCTACCTGCGCCTGCTGCGCGGCAAGGTGCCGACGGTGCTCGACGAGTACGACTACACGTTCGAGCTCGGCAAGGCCAAGGTGCTGCGCGGCGGCGCCGACGTCGTCTTCGTGTCGTCGGGCCTCATGACCATGCGTGCGCTGCAGGCGGCGGATGCGCTGGCGGCCCACAAGGTCGACGTGGCGGTCGTGCACGCTCCCACCATCAAGCCGTTCGACGCCGAGACCGTGCTCGCAGAGCTCGACACCCCGCGCCTGGCGGTGACGCTCGAGAACCACACGGTGGTCGGCGGGCTGTTCGAGACGGTGGCGGCTGCGGCCGCCCGCAGGGGCCTCGGCCGGCGGATCGTGCCGATCGGGCTCCCGGATGCGTTCCTGGACGCGGGCGCGCTGCCCACGCTGCACGACCGCTACGGTCTGACGAAGGACCGCATCGTCGAGACCGTCCTGCGCGAGCTCGGCTGAACAGGAGCGACGACATGACCGAACCCATCACACCCGACGAGGCGCTCGTCGTCACGGCGACCTTCCGGCCGGTGGAGGGCGCGCGCGAGCGTGTGCTCGCCGCCATGGAGCGCGTCATCCCGCGTGTGCACGAGGAGGCGGGCTGCAACCTCTACGCGATCCAGGAGGCCGAGGACGGCACGATCATCATGATCGAGCATTGGGATTCCGCCGCCCTGCTCGACGAGCACGGCGCCGGCGTGCCGGTCGCGGAGTTCAACGCAGAGCTCGAGGGGCTGCTCGCCAGCCCCGTCGAGGTGACGCGCTACACGCCGATCCCGATCGGCGGGCGCAAGGGCGTCGTGCTGGGCTGACGCTGCGCTGCGCGAAGAGGGGCTGCCTGCGGGCGGCCCCTCTTCGCGTGCGTGGCCCACGCACGGGAACTTTTCCTGTTGATTGTCAACAGTTCAACGTCATACACTGGTGGCGGCGCCGCCGAGTCGCGACGGCGCGGGAGGAGACATCGATGTCGCTACCCAGCAGGCTGGGGTGCTCGACGATCACGTTCCAGCACCTGTCGCTGGCGGACGCGCTCGTCGAGATCGCCGCACTCGGCGCGACCGAGATCGACCTCGGCGCGCTGCCCGGCGTCTGCGATCACGTGCCCTTCGACCTCGACGATGCCGCCATCGCTCGCGTCGTCGCAGCGGTCACCGCCTCCGGCCTGCGCGTCCGCAGCGTCAACGGCGACATCGGCGATCTCAACGACCCGGCTGCCGACGAGCTCGCCCGCGCGCAGCACCTCGACCGCTTGCTGCGGCTGTCGGCGGCGATCGGCGCCGACGCGCTCGTGCTCCCCTGCGGCGCGCTCGACCACGCGCCGATCACCGACGAGCGATCCGATCTCGATCGCGTCGCCTACGCTCTCGCCACCGCCGCCGATGCCGCACACCTCCGCGGTGTCGAGCTCTGGATCGAGTCGCTGCACTTCCTGCGCTTCAGCTGGAGCCGCGAGCGCGCCGACGCCCTGCACGCGCGGCTCGACGCCGCCGGCGCCCGGGTCGGCATCGTGCTCGACGTCGCCCACGTCACCGCAGCTGGCGACAGCATCGCCCAGACCGTCGCCGACTGGCAGGGCCGCATCACCCACGTGCACCTGCGCGACGCGGTACGCGGCGACTTCAGTCGCCGCATCGGCGAGGGCGAGGTCGACTTCGCCGCCGCCTTCGACGCCCTGACGGAGATCGGCTACTCGGGCGGCTTCTCCCTCGAGCAGCCCACCCGCGCCTACGTCGATGACGCCACCGCCGTCGCCGGCGACGATCGCCGCGTCGAGCTCGCCTCCATCGCCGACCGATCCCTCACCCGCCTGCGCGACGCGATGGCCGCGTCGCTGCACCAGTGACGAGACTGAAGGAGCTTCCATGACCGACCCCACCGCATCCGCCCCGCAGCGCACTGCTGTCGTCACCGGTGCCGCCTCAGAGCGCGGCATCGGCATGGCCGTGGCCGACCGCTACGCCCGCGAGGGCTGGGCGGTCGTGATCCTCGACCTCGACGGCGAGCGCTCCGCGCAGGTCGCCGCCGAGATCGGCGCACGGCACGGCGTGCCCGCGTTCGGCACCGTCGTCGACGTCGCCGACGAGGCCAAGGTGCTCGCCGCCCATGCTGCCGTGCAGGCCGAGGTCGACGCAGGCCGCCTGCCGCTGGTCGGCGCGCTCGCCAACATCGCCGGCATCACATCCCCCGTGCCCTTCCTCGAGACCACGCTCGCGCTCTGGAACACCGTGATGGCCGTCAACGCCACCGGCACCTACCTCGTGACGAAGGCGTTCCTGCCGGGGATGCTTGACGCCGGCTGGGGCCGCATCGTCACCATGTCGTCGGTCTCGGCGCAGCGCGGCGGCGGCGTGTTCGGCAAGGTGCCCTATTCGGCTGCGAAGGCAGCGATCCTGGGCTTCACCAAGGCGCTCGCGCGCGAGATCGCCGACTCGGGCGTGACGATCAACTCCGTCACGCCGGGCGCGGCCGACACCAACATCCGCGTCGGCTCGACGGCGGAATCCGAGGCTCGGCTCGCCGCCGACATCCCGATCGGCCGGGTCGCGACCACCGACGAGATCGCTGCAGTCTTCAGCTTCCTCTCCAGCGCCGATGCCTCCTACCTCCAGGGCACGAACATCGACATCAACGGCGCAAGCCACCTCCACTGATGGCCCGGAGCATGCACATGAACTCGACGATCGTTCAGGTACGGTGACAGCCATGGCTATCGACGCCCAGTTCTCCTCGCTCGGCGCCATCGAGCGCGTCACCCGGCGCGAGCTCATCCTCGACCGGCTCCGCGAGGCGGTGACGACCGGCGAGCTCGCCCAGGGCACCCACTTGGGCGAGACCGAGCTCAGCGCGTCGCTCGGTGTCTCCCGCGGCACGCTGCGCGAGGCGCTGCGGCACCTCGAGGAGGAGGGGCTGCTGACGAAGGATGCGCGCGGCCGGCTCTCGGTGCGGGTCGTCACGACCGCTGAGGTGCGCGACATCTTCGACGTGCGCTTCGCCCTCGAGGCCCTCGCCATCGATGCCGTGTGCCAGCGCGACGATCTCGACACCGTGATCGAGACGCTCCGCGCGGCTCTCGAGCGCATGGTCCAGAGCGAGCGGGGCCCGATCGCCGACCAGGTGGCCGCCGACCTCGCGTTCCATGAGTCCATCTGCATCGCCAGCGGCAATCACACGCTCGTCGAGTCGTGGCGCCGAGTGAGCGGCCTCGCCCGCGCGGTCATCACTGCCGCCGGCCGCGACACCGCCATCGCCAACATGGCTGCCGAGCGCCACGCTCCGATCGTCGACGCAATCGCCACGGGCGATGCCGACGCGGCGCGGGCCGTGCTGCGCGAGCACAACAGCTCGGCCCGCGAGGCGATCGTCGGCAGGCTCGAGGACGCCGAAGCGCGCGCCTGACGCGCACGCTCAATCCCTCAGCACCTGCCGGTAGACGCCGCTGTGATCGAGGCCGCCGTCGCCGGCAGCAGAGGCCGCCTCGAACATCGCGAGCGCCGTCTCAGCAGCACGCAGGCGCAGGCCCGCGGCAGCCGCCGCCTGCTGCGCGTAGCGCAGATCCTTCACCTGGTAGTCGATCGTGCCGCCGGCCTCGAACGCCTCGTCGATCCAGTGGTGGCGCTTCTGCCGCAGCACCTCGCTGCCGGCCAGGCCCGAGCCAAGCGCGTCGGCGAGCACCGCGGCGTCGATGCCGCTCGCGCGCGCGAGCGCGAAGGCCTCCGACAGCGCCGTCACCGACTCCGCCACGACCAGCTGGTTGCAGAGCTTCGCGGTCGCGCCTGCGCCGACCGGTCCCATGCGCGTGACCCGGCTGGCGCACGGCTCGAGCACGGCGGCCACCTCGGCCGCCTGCGCGTCGGTGCCGCCGACGAAGATGCTCAGCCGCCCCGCTGCCGCGCCCAGCACGCCGCCCGACATGGGCGCATCCACGACCTCTACTCCCTGCTCGGCCAGCTCCGCCGCCAGCTCCCGCAGCGCCACCGCAGAGACCGTGCCCATGACGACGAGCATCGGGCGGGCGACGGATGCGTCACGCCAGCCCGCGAGCAGGCCGTCGGGGCCTGCGAGGATCGCGCGCACCTCCGGCAGATCGGGCAGCACGGTCAGCACCACCTCGGCGGCCGCGCCAGCGGGCGTCGGTGCGACCGTGATCGAGGCGGCCTCCGCAGCCAGCGCGTGCGCCCGCGGCACGCTCCGGTTGTGCACCGTGAGCGCGCCGCGAGCGGCCAGCAGACGGGCCATCGGCAGGCCCATCGCCCCCAGCCCGATGAGGCTGAGCGAGCGCGTCGTCACTGGCGCCTAGTGCGCGACGGCTGCCGCGAGCGCCTCGGTCTCGCGCCGCAGCTCGATCGCCTGGGCGAGCGAGTCGTCGACCTCGACGTCGGACCAGCGCACGCTCTCGCCCTGTGCGATGTCGCGCTTGAGCGGCACGTGGTGCGCGAGCGCCACCGGCAGGTAGCCCTCGGCCACCGAGGTGCGGGCCGAGACGAGCTTGCCGTAGACCGCGAAGCCGCCCTCGCCGTCGAGCGTGTCGCCCGCGGCCAGATCCTTCTTGGCCGTCGCCACCACATCCGCCGTGAACCCCACAGCCGTGCCCGTCGCGACGCCGCGCAGCACAGCATTGGCGATCGAGACGTTCAGCTCGAGCCCGACGTAGTGGTACGGCCGGTAGAGCGCCGCGTACTGCCCCGTGGGGTCTGGATGCCACGGGTACTCCTGGAAGCACTCGGCGACGTAGGCGTTCGTGGCCTTGACCACGACGAAGACGCCCTCCTGCGTGTTGTGGGGAATCCAGTCGCCCTCGCGGGTGTAGCTCGACATCACGTCGACGGTGCCCTTGTGCGCGAGCACGCCACCCACCTCCTTCGGACGGCAGACGGTCGCGATCTCCTCGAGGTTGCCGGGCGTGAACGAGATGCCCTCATCGCTCGGCACGAGCGCTGAGGCGTTGGCGACGGCGGCCATCTCGATCGCGGCCTTCGTGCCGTCGCGGAACGAGGTGTGCATGTATGGGTTGAGCTGGCCCGACTGCTTCAGCTCGTCCGAGAACTCCCAGTGGTCCCACACGTTGTCGGGGTTCATCTGGTTGTAGCCGGGCAGGTACTTCGCGCCCTTGCCGGCGCAGACCACCTCGAAGCCCGAGGTGCGCGCCCAGTCGATGAGCTCCCAGATGAGCGCCGGCTGATCGCCGAAGGCCATCGAGTAGACGACCCCGGCCTGCTTGGCGCGCTGCGCGAGCGCGGGGCCAGCCAGCGCATCCGCCTCGACCGTGACCATCATCACGTGCTTGCCGGTCTCGATCGCGGCGAGCGCGTGCTTGATGCCGACGATCGGGTTGCCGGTCGCCTCGACGATCACGTCGATGTCGGTGCGGAACAGCTCCATGGCGTCGGCGATGACCGCCGTCTTGCCTTCGGCGAGCTCATCGACCGAGTCGACGATGGCGTCCTCCGGCCAGTCGACTCGGGCCAACGACTCACGGGCTCTTGCGGTGTTGATGTCGGCGATCGCGGCGACGCGCACACCGGGGATGTTGCGCGCCTGTGCCAGGTACATGGTGCCGAAGCGGCCGGAGCCGATCAGCCCGACCGTGATCGGCTTGCCCTGTGCTTCGCGCTCCTTGAGCAGCTCGTGCAGGTTCATGGGTGTCTCCTTGGAGTGGGCACGCTGGCGCGCAGCGTGGGGTTGGTGGGCCGCGCAGCCTGGGTGTGCGGCGCGGAGTGGGGTGTGGTGGCGGGGCCCGCTCGGGGCAAGCCCCGCCACCGTCAGCTCGTCAGGGCAGACGGATGCGTCACATGGTCCGGATCTGCTCGACCCAGGTCTGCACCTGGTCGGGCAGTCCCTCGACGACCGGCTGCGTCGCGTCGATCCAGGCCTCGCGATCCTCGAGCTCGTGGAAGACGGCGCCGCCCTCCTCGAGCTGCGTGCGGTAGTCCTCCAGGTTCGTCACGGTGTTCTCCGTGTACTCCTGGCCCACCTCTGCCGAGACCTCCTGGATGGCCGTGCGGATGTCCTCCGGGTAGCCCTGCAGCGCTTCGTCCCACATGAGGAAGTGGTAGTTCGCGTACATGTGGTCGCTCATCGTGACGTTGGGCGCGACCTCATGGATCGAGTTGAACAGGATCGCGTCGAGCGGGTTCTCCTGGCCGTCGAGCACACCCGACTCGAGCGCGGAGTAGACCTCGTTGAACGGCAGCGCCTCTGCGCGGGCGCCGAGCGCGTTCCAGGTGTCCATCATCGTCTGCGCGCTGGGCGTGCGGATGGTGAGGCCCTCGACGTCGGCGAGCGAGGTCACCGGATCCTTGGTGGTGAGCTCGCGCGATCCGCGATACATGTTGCCCAGCAGCGCGTAGCCCGATGCCTCGGTCACAGCGCCGTGGATCTCCTGGCCGAGCTCGCCCTCCCAGACCTCGAAGAACTGCTCGTCGCTGTCATAGAGGAACGGGGCCGTCTCGATCGAGGCGAGGTCGGTGTAGGCCTCGACGGAGAGCATCGACTCGATGACGATGTCGGTGCTGCCGATCTGCAGCCCGTCGATCATCTCCTCCCAGGTGCCGAGGGTGGAGTCGGAGTGCACCTCGACGGTGACGCGACCGTCGGTGGCCACCTCGATCCGCTCGGCGAACTGCTCCGCAGCCCACTGGCGCGGATCCTCGGTGGAGCCGGCGTGGCCGAGCACGAGCGAGTAGGTGCCGTCGCCGTTGCCGGCGTCGCCGCCGGCGGGGTCGCCTGCAGATGAGCAGCCGGTGAGAGCGAGGGCGACGATGCCCACGCCCGCGAGAGCCTTGATGGAGTTGCGCATGGTGTTCCTTCCTAGGGGCTTGCAGTCGTCACTCGGCGCTGACCGACAGCAGCGACGGCAGCCAGAGTGAGATCTGCGGGATGTAGGTGATGAGGATCATGTAGACGAGGCCGCACAGCAGGAACGGCCACGAGGCGCGGATCGCCGAGATGAACTTCACCTTCGCGATCTCGGACGACAGCATCAGAGCGATGCCGACGGGCGGCGTGATGAGGCCGATGCCCAGGTTGACGACGATGATGATGCCCAGGTGCACGGGGTCGACGCCGAGCTCGGTGAGCACCGGGTAGAGGATGGGCGTGATGATGATGAGCGCCGCGTTCGCCTCGATGAACATGCCTGCGATCAGCAGCAGCACGTTCACGAGGATCAGCAGCACCACGAGGCTGTCGCTGAACCCGAAGATCGCGTCGGCAGCAGCCTGCGGCACGCCGCCAGAGGTGAGCGCCCAGGAGTAGAGCTGCGCTGCGGCGAGCACCAGCATGATCAACCCGACCATGAGCGAGGACTCCGCGAGCGAGGAGATGAGCTTCTTCAGCGTCAGCTCGCGGTAGATGAAGACGCCGACGAGCAGCGCGTAGACCACGGCGACCGCGGATGCCTCGGTGGCGGTGAACCAGCCGAAGCGGATGCCGCCGAGGATGAGCAGCGGCAGCAGCAGCGCGGGCGTGGCGCCCCACAGCGACTTCCAGAACGGCGGGCGCTCCTCCTTCGGCGTCTTGCCGATGAGGTCGATGTTCGCGGTGTTGGCCTGGAGGTCCTCGGTGAAGCCGCGCTTGCGCACCGTCAGGTGCACCGTGACCATCACCATCGCGATGTAGAGGATCGCGGGCACGATGCCGGCGAAGAAGAGCTGCCCGATCGACGTGCCAGAGACCACGCCGTAGACGATCATCGTGATCGACGGCGGCATGATGGGCGCCACGATCGGGGCAGCGGCGGTCACCGCTGCCGAGTAGGCGGCCCGGTAGTCGCGTGCCTTCATCGCGGGGATGAGGATGCGGCCGAGGCTCGAGATGTCGGCGACGGCCGAACCCGAGATGCCGCCGAAGAAGAGGGCGGAGAGCACGTTCGTCTGCGCCAGGCCGCCGCGCATCCCACCGACGATCGAATCGGCGAGGTTGAGCAGGCGCTTGGTGATGCCGCCGGCGTTCATGATGCCGCCGGCAAGGATGAACAGCGGAATGGCCAGCAGCGCGAACGGCGTGATGCCGGCGACGATGCGCTGCGCACCGATCGCGAGCGGGGTGTCGGTGACGATCCAGATCGTCAGCATGGAGGCGATGGCCAGCGCGAAGCCGATGGGCACGCGCAGGAGCATCGCTCCGGCGAAGTTTCCGAGCAGCAGCGGCCCCATCAGATCTCGCCCTTCACCATGGTGTCCTCCTCGGACTGGAACAGCACTGCCGAGGGCAGCGGGTCGACCTCGGGGTCTGGCTCGCGCACGAGCTTCCACCAGGCCTCGACCGCGAAGATCGCGGCGATCGCACTGCCGACCGGCACCGCGAGCGAGATGAAGCCGAACGGCAGATCCATGCCCGGCATGGTGCGCCGCATCGCGCTGGGCAGCGCCTCCATGCCGAAGACGGTCAGCGCGACGAGCGTCGCGAGCACGAGCACGCTCGCGATCGTCGTGATCGTGATGCGGAGCCAGCGACGCTCAGGCACGTACTCCCAGATGTCGAGCACCATGTGGCGGCCCTGGCGCACGCCCAGCGCGATCGCCAGCATGGACAGCCAGACGAAGGCGAGCGAGGCGAGCTCGACGGTCCACGACGCGGAGTCGCGGGTGACGTAGCGGGTGAGCACCTGCCAGCTCACGGAACCCGTGATCACGACCAGTGCGATGACGCATGCCCATTGGACGATGCGGTCGAGCAGCGTCAGTACGCGCTCGAGCAGTGCTGGCATGTTCGCTCCTTTGCGAAGTGGACGGCTGGGTCGTGGAGAGTGAAGCAAGCGGGGACTGCTACTGTCAACAGTCGGACTGTCACCAGTTACGGGATCGTTGCGGCGTGCTCCGCGCGGAACTCCGCCTCGAGCTCGCGACGGACCCGCACTGCCGACAGCGACGCATCCGTCTCGACGTCGTCCCAGGTGACCGAGCGGTCCTTGGGCACATCGCGGATGAGCTTGGCGCCGTGTGCGAGACCGAGGGGAAGGGCATGGTGCTCGAGCGAGAAGCGGGCGGGGCGCAGCTTGCCGAAGACGGTGAAGCCCCCTTCGCCGTCGAGCGTCTCGCCGGCTCGAAGGTCGCGCTTGGCGGTCGTCACGACGTCGCCGCGGAAGCCCGTTGGCGCTCCTGTGGCCTCGCCGCGCAGCACGGCGCTGGCGATCGAGACCCCGAGCTCGAGGCCGATCATGTGGTACGGCCGGTAGAGGGAGCCGAAGCGGCCGGTCTCGTCGGTCTTGACGCCGTACTCGGCGAAGCACTGCACCGCGTAGTCGGTCTTCGCCTCGAAGGTGACCCAGACGCCCCAGCGCAGGTCGCGCTCGACCTCGCTGCCGTCGCGGTGAAGGCTCGAGGCGATCTCGACCGTGCCGGCATGGTCGAGCGAGCCGCCGATGGCGTGCGGACGGAAGATGTGCGGCAGGTCGTCGACGCCGGCGGGCGGGAACGCCAGCCCGTCGAGCTGCGGCGTGAGGCCGGCGCCGTTGGCGACCGCGGCCATCTCGATGGCCGACTTCGTGCCGTCGAGGAAGGAGTTGAACATCTTGGGGTTGAAGTCGCCGGAGGCGAGCTGCTCGTCACTGAAGCCGTAGTGGTCCCACACGGTGTCGGGGGTCGAGTAGTGGTACTCGGGGAGGTACTTCGTGCCCTTGCCCGCGCCGACGACCTCGAAGCCGACCGTGCGGCACCAGTCGACCAGCTCGGAGATCAGAGCGGGCTGATCGCCGTAGGCCATCGAGTAGACGACGCCGGCCGCGGCGGCGCGGCGCTGCAGCAGCGGCCCCACCATGCAGTCTGCCTCGACGTTGACCATGATCACGTGCTTGCCGTTGTCGATGGCGGCGATCGCATGGTCGGTGCCGACGAGCGGGTTGCCGGTGATCTCGAGGATGACCTCGACAGACGGGTGCGCGATGAGCGCCATCGAGTCGTCGACGACGGCCGTGAGCCCGGTGCGGGCGGCCTCGTCGAGGCTCGTCGCGGCGTAGCGCTCGGCACTCCAGCCGGTGCGCTCGAGCGCGTCCTTCGCCTTGGGCACGTTGATGTCGGCGACGCCGATGACGTGAAGCTCGGGCGTGACCGATGCCTGGGTCAAGAACATCGAGGCGAACTTGCCCGCCCCGATCACACCGACGCGGATGGGGCCGGCGTCTGCGGCGCGGCGCTGCAGCAGCGAGTGCAGGTTCATGGACTGCTCCTTTGCAGTGGGCGAAACGACCTGGTGTTTGATTGTTGACAGTAGAACGGCGACGCGCGCCTGTCAAGCCACACCGTGTGCAAGCCGCGTGAGGTCAAGCCATATGGGCGACCGTCTGGAGCCCCCTCGCAGCCGAGCCAGCGCTGCCTCAGGCCTCGGGGTCCTGACTCACCGCCCAGTCGATCCGCTCGCGAATCGCGCGCAGCGCGAAGACCACCGACGCGAGCCCGGACTGCGGCTCATCCGCGTCGATCACCCGCCGGTAGAGCGCGTCGATCGCCTCGCCCGAGGCGGCGGATGCGGCAGGCGCGTCGCCGCGGGCGTGCCACGCGTGCATGTGGGCGGCCAAGGCGCCCATCGCGTCGGCAGCGAGCTGCCGCTCGTCGTGCTCGATGCTGATGCCGACGGGGCGCTCCCACGCTGTGCTCGCGACTGCCGAGAGCACATCCTCCATCCGATGCACGACCGCGCGCAGCGCCGTCATCGCGCGCTCATCGACGTCGAGGTCGTGTCGATGCCACAGCATTCGCACGTTGAAGCGTCGAGCCTCGCGCGCCTCGACCACCTGGTGATCGAGCCGATCGACCTCTGCCTGCAGCTCGGGGCCCCAGCCGGCCCAGTCCTCGCGCTCCGGTGGCCAGTCGCCCCGCATGGTCTCGGCGAGCACGTCCACGCGCGCGGCAAGATCGGCGACCGCCGCGCGGATCTCCCGGCGGGTCTCGCGGTCGTAGAGCGCCGGCAGCACGAGCGCATTCACGGCCACGCCGACGCCCATGCCGAGTGCGAACTGGCCGACGTACCCGATCGCGTAGCCGTCGGGGTTCGCGCCGCCGAAGAGGATCACGAGCACCGCCACCACCGGCACCACCGACGCGCCCTGGCTGAAGCGCGGCACGCCCTGCAGCAGCACCGCGACGACGCCGATCAGGCCGATCTCGAGGATGCCGTTCCACTCGAGCGCGATCGTCAGCAGGCCCAGCGCCGCGCCACCGGTCATGCCGATCACCTGCTGCAGCGCCGTGCGCCCGATCGTGAAGACGGTGGTGCCGACCGCGACGAAGGCGCCGAGCGGCGCGGCGTAGGCGTAGTTCGGGAGCTCGCCGCCCATCTGGTTGCCGATCAGCCAGGCGAGCATCGCGGCGAGCGCGGTGCGCACGGCGATCGCGACGCGGTACAGCGGCAGCGCCCGCTTGACCTCGCTCTTTGCGACCTTCGCCCCCTCCTTCGCCTGAGGTGTGATCGAGCCGATCACACGTCGGGCGCGGTCGCCGGATGCGCTGGAATCGTCAGCGCGGGCGGCAGGCTCGGGTGGTTCCTGGGGTCGGTCCACGGCACCAAGATAGCCCGACGCGCAAAGCGGGGCCGCCCCGCGATGGGGCGGCCCCGCTCGTGCTGCGCGCATCACGGCAGCATGTGTCGGGCGAGCACATCGAGGCTGCGCTGCTCGCGAGCCTCAACGGCCGCTTCGTAGGCGCGTGCCTCGCGACGCTTCTGCTCGTCGAGGTGAGCCTGCATGGCCCAACGCTCGAGCATCCGCGATGCACTCAGGGCGAGCCGGCGAGGAGCCGGCAGCGCGAGTGTCATGGAAGACATGGAGTTCTGCTTTCTGGCATGGCGATATCGCCCCTGCATTTGGGCGTGCGATATCGCTGAATGAATTGCGAATTGATTGCGCGCTCAGCGGCCCAATGGAATGGGCGCGGATGCGCGAATTGCGACGAGTGCGGTCGTCACGACCTGCAGTCAGGTCGGAGCGAGCGCGAGTCGCGTGTCAGCGAGTGGCGGTGGTGGACAACGCAGGGGGTGCAAGCCAGTCCTGGCCCGGCAGTAGCGGTGCTGCGTGAGCACCGCCGACGTTCAGCCGCTGCGTTCTGCCGCTAGGAGACCCCGCCCGGAAGAAGGGCTCCAGCAGTCTTGGTGATCTTCGTCATCATTGCGAGCTCCTCCTTTCTCGTGGCGCGGAAGTTCGCAGTCACGAAGGTATATCGAACGCCGAGCGAATTGCAAGCCGATCCACAAGATTTCTTCGACGAGTTTCGAGATGTGTCGATATGTACCCCGATGGCTGCTCCTGTGGAGAGCGCCGGAGCGCATCCGGATCGGTCGCGTAACCTGCCCCCATGCTCGGGAGGCTCGGATCAGGTGTCGCGCTCGCTGCGTCGGCGGTGCTGGTGCTCGTCGGCTGCGCGCCTGAGCCGAGCGAGGA
The window above is part of the Agrococcus sp. ARC_14 genome. Proteins encoded here:
- a CDS encoding transketolase yields the protein MRAISEAAYRARHHAIDMGEVQGQGYVGQALGAADMMAAVYADQLRYDPADPEWAGRDRFLLSTGHYAIGLYAALAEAGIVPVDELVTYASDDSRLPMSGMASYTPGMEISGGSLGHGLTVAVGMALGMRLQGQTEQRVINFLSDGELDEGSTWEAAMGAAHHRLGNLTALVDMNALQADGPTSTVLRIEPVEAKWRAFGWHVVRIDGNDAGALADAFDACRAHVAPEGQPQVIICDTKVGKGVPLLEEREKAHFMRIEEQEWPICRAQLTAGHEPAGDTEQSAGAEQSASAEQSPSAEEAAR
- a CDS encoding transketolase C-terminal domain-containing protein, translating into MTTTTTPPRFERKGPSTSAMIASIADPDQRTTAAPFGHALAQLAETDQRVVGLTADLGKYTDMHIFAKAHPERFFQMGMSEQLLFGAAAGMAETGLVPFASTYSVFAARRAYDFIALDIAEPNLNVNVVGGLPGLTTGYGPSHQATEDVAIFRGLPNLTIVDPCDAIDIAQAVPQLAAHEGPTYLRLLRGKVPTVLDEYDYTFELGKAKVLRGGADVVFVSSGLMTMRALQAADALAAHKVDVAVVHAPTIKPFDAETVLAELDTPRLAVTLENHTVVGGLFETVAAAAARRGLGRRIVPIGLPDAFLDAGALPTLHDRYGLTKDRIVETVLRELG
- a CDS encoding antibiotic biosynthesis monooxygenase, whose product is MTEPITPDEALVVTATFRPVEGARERVLAAMERVIPRVHEEAGCNLYAIQEAEDGTIIMIEHWDSAALLDEHGAGVPVAEFNAELEGLLASPVEVTRYTPIPIGGRKGVVLG
- a CDS encoding sugar phosphate isomerase/epimerase — encoded protein: MSLPSRLGCSTITFQHLSLADALVEIAALGATEIDLGALPGVCDHVPFDLDDAAIARVVAAVTASGLRVRSVNGDIGDLNDPAADELARAQHLDRLLRLSAAIGADALVLPCGALDHAPITDERSDLDRVAYALATAADAAHLRGVELWIESLHFLRFSWSRERADALHARLDAAGARVGIVLDVAHVTAAGDSIAQTVADWQGRITHVHLRDAVRGDFSRRIGEGEVDFAAAFDALTEIGYSGGFSLEQPTRAYVDDATAVAGDDRRVELASIADRSLTRLRDAMAASLHQ
- a CDS encoding SDR family NAD(P)-dependent oxidoreductase, encoding MTDPTASAPQRTAVVTGAASERGIGMAVADRYAREGWAVVILDLDGERSAQVAAEIGARHGVPAFGTVVDVADEAKVLAAHAAVQAEVDAGRLPLVGALANIAGITSPVPFLETTLALWNTVMAVNATGTYLVTKAFLPGMLDAGWGRIVTMSSVSAQRGGGVFGKVPYSAAKAAILGFTKALAREIADSGVTINSVTPGAADTNIRVGSTAESEARLAADIPIGRVATTDEIAAVFSFLSSADASYLQGTNIDINGASHLH
- a CDS encoding GntR family transcriptional regulator, coding for MAIDAQFSSLGAIERVTRRELILDRLREAVTTGELAQGTHLGETELSASLGVSRGTLREALRHLEEEGLLTKDARGRLSVRVVTTAEVRDIFDVRFALEALAIDAVCQRDDLDTVIETLRAALERMVQSERGPIADQVAADLAFHESICIASGNHTLVESWRRVSGLARAVITAAGRDTAIANMAAERHAPIVDAIATGDADAARAVLREHNSSAREAIVGRLEDAEARA
- a CDS encoding NAD(P)-dependent oxidoreductase; its protein translation is MTTRSLSLIGLGAMGLPMARLLAARGALTVHNRSVPRAHALAAEAASITVAPTPAGAAAEVVLTVLPDLPEVRAILAGPDGLLAGWRDASVARPMLVVMGTVSAVALRELAAELAEQGVEVVDAPMSGGVLGAAAGRLSIFVGGTDAQAAEVAAVLEPCASRVTRMGPVGAGATAKLCNQLVVAESVTALSEAFALARASGIDAAVLADALGSGLAGSEVLRQKRHHWIDEAFEAGGTIDYQVKDLRYAQQAAAAAGLRLRAAETALAMFEAASAAGDGGLDHSGVYRQVLRD